CCCGAGGCTGACACATCTGGATCCTTTACGTTATTCCCTCTGCATGCTTTTTACTTTAAACCCCAAATACATCAGAGTTGATTTTAGAaagcatgaaaaacaaaatgagactcCTGACATGGCCTGATGTCCCGAGCTGCAGGTATTTCCTCTGTGAGATCAGTGTGAAGGTGTtgaagagaagcaggaggagaccGAGCTGTTCACTGGGGATGAGAGGccgtcttttcttctttctcctgccAAGGTCAGCGGTTCACTGTGGAGTTAGAGCCCCTCGGTCCTCTGCTCTGCCCAGCCTTCATTAATCAGGGTTTTGTGTGTCGAAGTCAAGAAGTTGTCAAACTTTGTCAGAATCAAGCGCAGCGACAACTCAACAAAAAGCCCTGATTCCTAACTCGGCCGGGGTCTAACAGCTGACCCAGAGCAAATGCTGCCGTCTTGAAGGGAGAATTAGTCTGCGTAAAGTGACAAGTCCTATTTCCACTGATCGCTTCATGCTCATCGGTGGGCCTGCAATTATTTCCCCTTTCATTACTCTCACAGACAACCAGGAGCGGCAGCATATGGAGCTGCTGTTCCTCCTGCTCATATTTATTTCAGCACACTCAGAGGATTCCTCACAGCCAACAGACGCTGACTGAAACGGAGTGAAATGACTGCACATACAACTTCATTTTCCTATAATTCTCAGGTCCAGCCATGaaataaagacaacacaatGAAGCCAGGGAGCAGCGACACAGCCTGCCACCGACAGCAGCGTTACAGACACCACAGCGCAGCGCAGGACTCTCAGCTGGACGGGCCGCTCTCTGTTCCCCGTCCAGAACCTCAATCCTCATTTTATTAGAAGCACTGAAATGATTTCAGCTGTTCAGAGTGGAGCCTTTCTACAAACTGTCACTATAACAGGAAACCGATCAGCAGGTGTGAAGAAAACGCTTCATTATTACTGGAAATGAAGCACTCGCACCGAACACGGaggttttttaaagaaaatatttgaggacgaaacaaaacacaaaattaaaattcgattttttttccttgtatGAAAAGAGTTTGGAGTCGAAGCACACAAACCACCGAGCTGTTAACGGAATATAACagttttagattaaaaaaaataaacacacacacacacacacacaaaaaaacagggaaatCTGCCAGCAGTGTAAAATAATGTTGCTCGGTTCTGATCGGGATCATTTACCTTTCTGGTGAAAACCTTTCCCGCAGAACTCACAGACGAACGGTTTGTACCCGGCGTGGATCCGAACGTGCGTGTTGAGAGTGGAGCTTCTGTTGAACGCTTTCCCACACTGGTTACATTTATGAGGCTTTTCCTGAACACGAATAattgaagagaaaaacaaggcaCAGTTAAATCACATGTAAATTCATAAAGTCAGACACTGATTAAAAAGATACGTGAAATAAAAGCTGCGTCTCGCCGCGGCTCACCTGTGTGTGGATGATCTTGTGTCTGCACAGCGTGCTGGCCTGCCGGAATCCTTTCCCGCACACTTTACACACGAAAGGCCGGGCCCCGGTGTGCACCGGCATGTGTCTGGTCAGATTGTAATGTGCGTTAAAAACCTGCGGAGGACACGAACACAGCGGAGACTGTAGAGAGGCTGTCTGTATAAAATGATCTTATTTAATCTGCctgcaaataaatattttatttttagctgttatttattttagggGAAATATTCGTTTTAATAATAGACATCCAGAGAGCCTTTATACttcaataatattaaaaatgataactgtgaattttaaaatggacatttacattaaaaaaataaataaatacaaaaataaataaatacaaaaataaataaatacattaaaaatgaataaatacaaaaataaataaatacattaaaaatgaataaatacatgttaatctagtagatttttttttaacacaacattTCTCCGTACCTTTCCACACACTTCACACGTGAAGTTTTTGGGTTTTCCGTCTGCAgcgctgctgccgctgctgctcagTTTGTTGTGCGTCTTGACGCCGTTTTTCTCGGTACTCAGGCCGTGGTTCTCCTTCACTATCTGGTCCAGCTGCCCTGGCAGATGTTCCTTGTGCGGGTACTGAGGTGTGGGCAGCTTGTCGGCCCCCACCCCGGCCAGCTTTGCGTTCTCCAGCAGCAAGAGTCTGTGGTGCGCCGACAGAGAGGCCTGGGCCTGCGGGCTGGAGAACCAGTGTCCGGCCAGCAGCTCCGACTGCTGGTACGCAGAGTCCAGGTAGTTAAGATAGTAGAGCGAGCCGCCGCTGGGTACGGCCACGGCCTGGTGGATGACCTGCGGTTTCACCACCCTGCTCCCCGACGTCAGCTGAGGCTGCTTCAAGCCCGAGTCCGCTTTTCCGCATATTCCGCAGTTTCCCTTGCATGGAGCAGCTGCGGAGCCGCAAAAAGTGCCCCTGAAACTGGCTCTCCACAACTCCGAGTAGTTCATCAGCGCCTTGGCTTGGAGGTCGTAACTGAAGGGCTGCAGCGGGATCATGCAGGGGATCGGGGAGCAGAGCCCGAGCAGCTTCTTCCCATCTGACCGTTCCTCCGCGCTCCCCTTCGGCTCCGAGCTCTTGGACATGATCCGGTCTATGGAGAAGGCCAGGGTCTTGGGAGCCGCGGACGGTCCGGTCCTACCGCAGGACATCACCGTCTCCAGAGAGGCAGAACTTGCcatcttcttcttgttgttgttgttgttttgtttgcagcAGAACAGAACTTGGTGTGAGCAACTCCCGGTGCAGTCCGACCCGCTCCTCCAGCTGCCCCGCGTCTTTTCACTCTCCTGAGCTCCCAGCAGAAAAGACAGGAGGACACATCAGTTTAATAAGCACCTTGCTGTCACAGTGTCACGCATTTGCATTCAAATGGCCATCCCCCCTGCAACAATAGCATCCAGGGGTGATGGATTAATGCTCATTAACTAGTGCACACAAAATTAACAGGACATTACAGAGCTCGTtagggagaagaagaggaagaagaagaagaagaggaagaagaagaagaagagtgcaGAGGAAGGGAAAAGAGCGGACTACAGTCGGAGCTCGTGGAGAAAGCGCGAGCATAAAGTTGAGTCCGTGCTGGAGTTCAGGTTACCTCTTTAATGGTCAGATGGCTGATGAGAAACCAGCAGACTGCTCTCTGTCACATGTTGGCAGCGCACGCCCCTCCTCAGCGCGGATCACTGTCTCCTGACATCAGCGGGCACCCACACTCTTCACTGGGTGACAGGGAGACGCCCTGCACGCCCTCATAAGAACAGAGAGGGTGGCACGGGTTACATAGGCGACCATAAGTCACCCGAGACATAAATATGAAACCGTTTCCCTCCAGAGAACAATCATACGTGTCATTGTGTGCTCATCATTAAACACGTTTTGGAGGATTGtttcagctctcatgttaacAACACAGTCATCTGcctcttttttcactttgcaacacatttttttaggaGAAAGCTGCTAATCCTCAGAGATGGGATCCTCCTTCTCCACGCCGGCTTATATACTTACTATTTGTATAAATTCGAGGACGTCCAATTTCCACCTGTTTAGGAGCAGAGACTCCGTGAGGATCCTATTAAACGTCGTTCCTCCTTCCCTCTAttcaaaagaagcaattttcCGGAGCGATTCAAGGCTCAACTCAGcgcagggaggaaaaaaagaaagaaaaaaaacacaagctctTTCACTTTTAGCCACTAAAGCACTGCGTGAAcctggttttgtgtttttttcctgaaatagAGGGACGgattaaagaggagagaggggaagaaaagacCCAGAGGTATACAAGGACAAATGAAAAGAGCGGCTTTTTTCTCTGAGAGGCGCACAAGAAGTTTGCTGGAATCCACCGTGTTATGTGGGAGTTACAATGAGCAGCAGCCCTCTGTTCGCTACAAGGGCCGTGTTGAATTCATGTGTCTGCAGGGCCATTTCACCTGAGGGACCCCCAACACGTGAGAGGGACAGGAGAGTTCATGCCACACGGTCAGCAGGACGAGGGAGGGCGGGTTATATGAAGACAAGCTCTCAAATACAAATCCTCTGATCATTAACACAGATATGTTCAAGTTCACATGATAACatttataataaacattaatacatttatatttctttatataGATTGCActtaattaattattaacaaGGTTAATAGTAATAGGCTATcactgttaaaaaatgaaatgctttataatctATTTATGAAgcagttgtttattgttaagttgTGACTGGTGTTAATAACCTTTACAGTTGCTTAAaggagaaagatcctcattggctgattttattCTGtctaaacaaaatatataaacaaactggtggaccctgccacctctctagcttcaaacagtgttctgggaccttattttcctctgagaacagctggtttattcactggTGGACAAATGGATGGATAGTCacttgtattattaccttattaatattgtaaatattacaattctcagtttgaatttcttgtcCAGAACTaaacagtgcccctttaataaataaaacatgtcattgttAAGCAGAGTTAAATAGCTGTAGTTAAATGTAGCATCTATTAACAACGGTTCATTATAAATGTTAGCAGTATAATATTAACATTATCACTGATCCAGTAATGTAACATGTCCCAGTCCTAGGGGCTCACTATAGTACAGCTCTTATTTGGggcattaaaaattaaaaatcagcaacatcaacaaaaaacaaacaagcaataCATTGTAACACTGTAAATGATTTATATGTGGTGGCTAATGGCTTCATTAGTTGTTAATAAGGTTCAATTAATGGTTAATAAAGCATTCAACTGTGTTTTACAGACCAGTTGAGAGCTTTTAGGAAGAACTCCTCTCCGGCTGCTGTTTGTCCAGCAGGACTGTGTCTTCAGCAGTCCCTTTAAAACATCACAACGAGCCGTCCACTGCTCTGTCTGACCACTGAACCTCTGTGACCAAAATCCATCtattattgacattttacaaCCACAGACTGGATGTCTTCTTAAATAGTCAATAATATTTATACTTGTAACTGCATGGCACCTGCCAAAGGGATTTTTCACATTTAGGATCTGTATTTAGAACTGATCTGTAAAACATTAGTGGATGATTAATTATCCATTAATAATGCCATTATATACTACTTCTAACCCATAAGGGTTAAAAGTGATATCTATGACAGGGAGGTTCTCAGAAAACTTTGTTGAGGTAAGATGAATTTCACGTGGCTATAATTTGAAATCAGGGAtgttttatgttgctgtttggtAAAAGATGTAGATCCTCCAACAGTCTATCAACTCTGTCAGAACATTGAATAATGTCAAGTGAAATATCGGCCTATCCACTGTATATATCATGTGATCTTTCCAGCATGTTTGTCTCTGTACATGAGGCCTAAACCCTGTCTGAGGTGAGGATAGTTCAATTAGTAATTTCTTTGTGGGGTTTTCCAATATTTTAAACTCTCATTTTCTATGAAGAGTGTCTGTAACTTTATTAAAGTCATCACATTTTAGAGAGAATCATTCAAACCAGGGGCcgagtgtttttttgtgattgttgaaTCCTATCAAATTGAAATAATAGATTTCTTGTGCATCATTTTACTGCACACACATTTACCCTTAATTCATCCTGTCACCGTAAGAATTCAAAATAATGCTCTCTGAGCTTAAACATGCTTGGTAGCACAACATGTGTGTAAAATGCACTATCCTGTTGGTCCAGCAAAGATTAGAAGGACATATGAAGTCTGTCTGTTAATTGAAATCAAGTGTTTCTGTGCATTTTAGTCTTAAAGATCTTGTTTGTTAAATGAGcgttttgtaaaatgttttatgcaTTCAACCAAGAACGatactgaaaaaagtttttactgAAGCTCAGGTTTTGAGTTGTATATCACAAACTTTTGACTGAAACCCAGCCCCGCTCAGCTACATTCATCTACCTCTGCTGTTAATCACTGCTGGTCAATGTTATACTAAAGGTGGAGGAAGGTGATGATTTACCTCGAGCCCTATAGACTTAGTGCCATACTTAGCTCAGCATGTTGCCGTCCTATCACATTAGTTTTCCTGTTAATAACCTTAAAAAACATCCCTCCTCCGTTTTGTTTCACACCTGCATCTCAGCATGAGAGGATTAGGGCCTGTTGTCTTGGTGCTACTCATATGTAAATAGGGCAAAAATACACTAAtttgagtttattcaggcacaATTGCCGGCTCATCCACACAATAAACATTGATCCTATTGCTGTAACCCAGACATCTCTATTCAGCTCCAACAGCAATTAGCTCAAGCATTGATTGAAAGGACTCTTGCTTCTTGCTTGCAGGCATGCAAGGGTCACAAATACTGGCTGGATGTGGCAAACCTATTCCTCGCATTATTATGATCTAGAGTCTGCTTTGACCCATCTACAGGAGACCCACAGTCTCTATATCAGTCCTCCTTTATCTATACATCAATACCTGAAAACTTCTCGACCTGTTCAGGGTCACTGGTCTGTCAGGTCCTGTCCTGTCACCATATAAATGACAGGTATACCTATTGAgatttctgatttatttatgataatgaatgaataaaaaagatgGACATCCTGACTTCAGCTAACTTCAACAATTTACTGGGCTGAATCTATATCTGAAATGACTATAGTTCACTCATTCACTATTCcctacataaaaaaacactcaatagtTCATACTCACACTAGATTAGATTAAACTTAGATTTATTGTGTCATCCTGAATATTTTTAGACGTGTGAAtttaattgattcatttttaaaatgtaatagtTATCAGAATAAACTAAATTGACAAAACTAATTCTCATCAGTGTCTAACTTATTTTCCCAAACTTTCAACCACCTGTTGTTCCGTCGTCATGGTAATGTTCAGAATCGACTTGTTGTGATGGTGTTGCAGTGATTtcattgatgatg
This Pagrus major chromosome 6, Pma_NU_1.0 DNA region includes the following protein-coding sequences:
- the fezf2 gene encoding fez family zinc finger protein 2: MASSASLETVMSCGRTGPSAAPKTLAFSIDRIMSKSSEPKGSAEERSDGKKLLGLCSPIPCMIPLQPFSYDLQAKALMNYSELWRASFRGTFCGSAAAPCKGNCGICGKADSGLKQPQLTSGSRVVKPQVIHQAVAVPSGGSLYYLNYLDSAYQQSELLAGHWFSSPQAQASLSAHHRLLLLENAKLAGVGADKLPTPQYPHKEHLPGQLDQIVKENHGLSTEKNGVKTHNKLSSSGSSAADGKPKNFTCEVCGKVFNAHYNLTRHMPVHTGARPFVCKVCGKGFRQASTLCRHKIIHTQEKPHKCNQCGKAFNRSSTLNTHVRIHAGYKPFVCEFCGKGFHQKGNYKNHKLTHSGEKQYKCSICNKAFHQIYNLTFHMHTHNDKKPFTCATCGKGFCRNFDLKKHIRKLHDSVFSAATEASRELQS